The following are encoded in a window of Kitasatospora fiedleri genomic DNA:
- a CDS encoding beta-ketoacyl-ACP synthase III yields MTPAAVLCGIGSCLPARRVGNDELAGVLDTSDEWIRSRTGIGGRHWADPDTATSDLAVGAGRRALASCAPEDRPGVDAVVVATTTPDRSCPATAPLVAARLGLGPVAAYDVAAVCTGFVYALASASGLIAAGIAERVLVIGADTFSSILDPADRTTSVIFGDGAGAVVLRAGHPDEPGALGAFDLGSDGDGYDLITVRGGGSEQHLSAAAPEPGRAYFTMDGKAVFRHAVERMSRSSRTVLDRAGWELSGLDWMVGHQANRRILDRLADDLGVPRERSVGNIAEVGNTSAASIPLALDDARGAGLLKPGDRVLLTAFGGGLTWGSATLTWPGPDRFVS; encoded by the coding sequence GTGACCCCGGCGGCCGTGCTCTGCGGGATCGGCAGCTGCCTGCCCGCGCGCCGGGTCGGCAACGACGAGCTCGCCGGGGTGCTGGACACCTCCGACGAGTGGATCCGCTCGCGCACCGGCATCGGCGGCCGCCACTGGGCCGACCCGGACACCGCGACCTCCGACCTGGCGGTCGGCGCGGGCCGGCGGGCGCTGGCCAGCTGCGCCCCCGAGGACCGGCCGGGGGTGGACGCGGTGGTGGTCGCCACCACCACCCCGGACCGCAGCTGCCCGGCCACCGCCCCGCTGGTCGCGGCCCGGCTGGGCCTGGGCCCGGTCGCCGCGTACGACGTGGCAGCGGTCTGCACCGGCTTCGTGTACGCGCTGGCCTCGGCGAGCGGCCTGATCGCGGCGGGCATCGCCGAGCGGGTCCTGGTGATCGGCGCGGACACCTTCTCCAGCATCCTCGACCCGGCCGACCGGACCACCTCGGTGATCTTCGGCGACGGCGCGGGCGCGGTGGTGCTGCGGGCCGGCCACCCGGACGAGCCGGGTGCGCTGGGCGCGTTCGACCTGGGCAGCGACGGGGACGGGTACGACCTGATCACCGTCCGCGGCGGGGGCTCCGAGCAGCACCTGTCGGCGGCCGCCCCGGAGCCGGGGCGGGCGTACTTCACGATGGACGGCAAGGCGGTCTTCCGGCACGCGGTGGAGCGGATGTCGCGCTCCTCGCGCACCGTGCTGGACCGGGCCGGCTGGGAGCTGTCCGGCCTGGACTGGATGGTCGGCCACCAGGCCAACCGGCGCATCCTGGACCGACTCGCCGACGACCTCGGGGTGCCGCGCGAGCGCTCGGTCGGCAACATCGCCGAGGTCGGCAACACCTCGGCGGCCTCGATCCCGCTCGCCCTGGACGACGCCCGCGGCGCCGGCCTGCTCAAGCCCGGCGACCGCGTCCTGCTCACCGCCTTCGGCGGCGGCCTCACCTGGGGCTCCGCCACCCTCACCTGGCCCGGACCGGACCGCTTCGTGTCCTGA
- a CDS encoding GMC family oxidoreductase encodes MSETLVNDRTDNRYDVIVVGAGSAGCAAAARCAEAGARVLLLEAGGTDTNPAIHDPRRFGELWFGPEDWAYRTAAQPGAADRQLHWPRGRVLGGSSSLNAMIWARGAALDYDHWAYLGNAGWSWADVLPVFRRIEDYDTGGDGLRGAGGPVPVLTDYRPDPVHLAFLEAAGSIGVERQENYNDGRPHGISQIQFTIAQGRRFSAAAAYLRRPGVPGPEVLTGARARRLLLRDGRCTGVEWVREGRLESATADAEVVVSAGAIESPRLLMLSGIGDPAELKAVGVEVAAALPGVGRNLHDHLLVPVLFSTERDPGRPSEGLGPAQTHLFWHSGPGLPGPDLQPLHFPVPMYLPGMSGPPTGFTLQAGLVRPAGRGSIRLTGAEPEDELLIDPGVLSTAADVDRLVAAVELCRELGNAEPLRTEWGARELYPGPAGSGAELREHVRRTVGTYHHQVGTCRMGVDADAVVDPRLRVHGVAGLRVADASVFPTVTTGNTHAPALLVGERAAEFIAAEHGAGWVGAAN; translated from the coding sequence GTGAGCGAGACCTTGGTCAACGACAGGACCGACAACAGGTACGACGTCATCGTGGTCGGCGCCGGCTCGGCCGGCTGCGCGGCCGCCGCCCGCTGCGCCGAGGCGGGCGCGCGGGTCCTGCTGCTGGAGGCGGGCGGCACCGACACCAACCCGGCGATCCACGACCCGCGGCGCTTCGGCGAGTTGTGGTTCGGCCCGGAGGACTGGGCGTACCGCACCGCCGCCCAGCCGGGGGCGGCCGACCGGCAGCTGCACTGGCCGCGCGGCCGGGTGCTGGGCGGGTCGAGCTCGCTCAACGCCATGATCTGGGCCCGCGGCGCGGCGCTCGACTACGACCACTGGGCGTACCTCGGCAACGCCGGCTGGTCCTGGGCGGACGTGCTGCCGGTGTTCCGCCGGATCGAGGACTACGACACCGGCGGGGACGGGCTGCGCGGCGCGGGCGGCCCGGTGCCGGTGCTCACCGACTACCGGCCCGACCCGGTGCACCTGGCCTTCCTGGAGGCCGCCGGGAGCATCGGCGTCGAGCGGCAGGAGAACTACAACGACGGCCGCCCGCACGGCATTTCGCAGATCCAGTTCACCATCGCGCAGGGCCGCCGGTTCAGCGCCGCCGCCGCGTACCTGCGCCGCCCGGGGGTGCCCGGGCCCGAGGTGCTGACGGGGGCGCGGGCCCGGCGGCTGCTGCTCCGGGACGGGCGCTGCACCGGCGTGGAGTGGGTGCGCGAGGGCCGGCTGGAGTCGGCCACCGCGGACGCCGAGGTGGTGGTCAGCGCGGGCGCGATCGAGTCGCCCCGGCTGCTGATGCTCTCCGGCATCGGCGATCCGGCCGAGCTGAAGGCGGTCGGGGTGGAGGTGGCGGCGGCCCTGCCCGGGGTCGGCCGGAACCTGCACGACCACCTGCTGGTGCCGGTGCTGTTCTCCACCGAGCGCGACCCGGGCCGTCCCTCCGAGGGGCTGGGCCCGGCCCAGACGCACCTGTTCTGGCACAGCGGCCCGGGCCTGCCCGGCCCCGACCTCCAGCCGCTGCACTTCCCCGTGCCGATGTACCTGCCCGGCATGTCCGGCCCGCCGACCGGCTTCACCCTCCAGGCGGGCCTGGTCCGGCCGGCCGGGCGCGGCTCGATCCGGCTGACCGGTGCCGAGCCGGAGGACGAACTGCTCATCGACCCGGGCGTGTTGAGCACCGCAGCGGACGTGGACCGGCTGGTCGCCGCGGTCGAGCTCTGCCGCGAGCTGGGCAACGCGGAGCCGCTGCGCACCGAGTGGGGGGCGCGCGAGCTGTACCCCGGCCCGGCGGGCTCCGGCGCGGAGCTGCGCGAGCACGTCCGGCGCACCGTCGGCACCTACCACCACCAGGTCGGCACCTGCCGGATGGGCGTGGACGCGGACGCGGTGGTCGACCCGCGGCTGCGGGTGCACGGGGTGGCGGGCCTGCGGGTCGCCGACGCCTCGGTCTTCCCGACGGTGACCACCGGCAACACGCACGCCCCGGCGCTGCTGGTGGGCGAGCGGGCGGCCGAGTTCATCGCGGCCGAGCACGGCGCCGGGTGGGTGGGCGCGGCGAACTGA
- a CDS encoding proline iminopeptidase-family hydrolase translates to MAESTRRDEDGSLLEWRRGRTWYRVVGSHPGDLPGDGDGDGGGDGGRAPLVLCHGGPGMTHDYLVPLAEALAAAGRPCVLYDQYGVGRSGHRPEAPAGFWTPELFVEELHALADALGLSGGFHLLGHSWGGMLALETALTRPAGLRALVLADTFASSPAYVRGVAGLLARLPAEQREVLARHEAGEPVDPAAYGEAMTAFYRRHVYRAGPAPEALRRTMAAMAEDPTVYRTMMGESEFSMTGSLRDWDVTDRLAAVGLPALVVSGRHDQVVPEAVDALYRGLPRAWRLEFGASGHLPHLEEPAAFRAAVEVFLAQVEGTPTP, encoded by the coding sequence ATGGCGGAGTCGACGCGGCGGGACGAGGACGGGAGCCTGCTGGAGTGGCGCCGGGGCCGCACCTGGTACCGGGTGGTCGGGAGCCACCCCGGCGACCTCCCCGGCGACGGCGACGGCGACGGCGGGGGCGACGGCGGCCGGGCGCCGCTGGTGCTCTGCCACGGCGGCCCCGGCATGACCCACGACTACCTGGTGCCGCTCGCCGAGGCGCTCGCCGCCGCCGGCCGGCCCTGCGTGCTCTACGACCAGTACGGCGTCGGCCGCTCCGGGCACCGCCCCGAGGCGCCCGCCGGGTTCTGGACCCCCGAGCTGTTCGTCGAGGAACTGCACGCCCTGGCCGACGCGTTGGGCCTGTCCGGCGGCTTCCACCTGCTCGGCCACTCCTGGGGCGGCATGCTCGCCCTGGAGACCGCGCTGACCCGGCCCGCCGGCCTGCGCGCGCTGGTCCTGGCCGACACCTTCGCCTCCTCGCCCGCCTACGTCCGCGGCGTCGCCGGGCTGCTGGCCCGGCTGCCCGCCGAGCAGCGCGAGGTGCTGGCGCGGCACGAGGCGGGCGAGCCGGTCGACCCGGCCGCGTACGGGGAGGCGATGACCGCGTTCTACCGGCGGCACGTCTACCGGGCCGGGCCCGCGCCCGAGGCGCTGCGCCGCACCATGGCCGCGATGGCCGAGGACCCCACGGTGTACCGGACGATGATGGGGGAGAGCGAGTTCAGCATGACCGGCAGCCTGCGGGACTGGGACGTCACCGACCGGCTGGCCGCCGTCGGCCTCCCCGCGCTGGTGGTCTCCGGCCGGCACGACCAGGTCGTCCCGGAGGCCGTCGACGCGCTCTACCGGGGCCTGCCGCGCGCCTGGCGGCTGGAGTTCGGCGCCTCCGGCCACCTGCCGCACCTGGAGGAGCCGGCCGCTTTCCGGGCCGCGGTGGAGGTGTTCCTGGCGCAGGTCGAGGGAACACCCACCCCGTGA
- a CDS encoding AfsR/SARP family transcriptional regulator translates to MSVTTGGIDRTIPANRVRTLLAVLALNIGRVVPQQELAEELWSGRPPAGVPNALQAAATRLRRVLEGPARERTGGTALRSVPHGYLLDLDRDCVDANRFLALTAQGSAALAAEPGRALGLLRSGLQLWRGPALVDAGDGLGCRSAATLFDERRLAAQEDLAEALLAVGDVRQAVAELRRLTAARPAHERFCELLMVALYRSGRQSEALTAYHRTRLRLDEDFGLRPGDAMQRRYAEILSQDPALLGPAGFRVPVAAAG, encoded by the coding sequence GTGTCCGTCACCACCGGCGGCATTGACCGAACAATTCCCGCGAACCGGGTCCGCACACTCCTGGCCGTCCTGGCCCTGAATATCGGCCGGGTGGTCCCGCAGCAGGAACTGGCCGAGGAACTCTGGTCCGGCCGGCCCCCGGCCGGTGTCCCGAACGCGCTCCAGGCCGCCGCCACCCGGCTGCGCCGGGTGCTGGAGGGCCCGGCCCGCGAGCGCACCGGCGGGACGGCGCTGCGCTCCGTCCCGCACGGCTACCTGCTCGACCTGGACCGCGACTGCGTGGACGCCAACCGCTTCCTCGCGCTCACCGCGCAGGGCTCGGCGGCGCTCGCCGCGGAGCCCGGCCGGGCCCTCGGGCTGCTCCGCTCCGGCCTCCAACTGTGGCGCGGCCCAGCCCTGGTGGACGCCGGCGACGGGCTGGGCTGCCGCTCGGCCGCGACGCTCTTCGACGAGCGGCGGCTGGCCGCCCAGGAGGACCTGGCCGAGGCGCTGCTCGCGGTCGGCGACGTCCGGCAGGCGGTCGCCGAACTGCGCCGGCTGACCGCGGCCCGGCCCGCCCACGAGCGGTTCTGCGAACTGCTGATGGTGGCGCTGTACCGCTCCGGCCGGCAGAGCGAGGCACTGACCGCCTACCACCGCACCCGGCTGCGGCTGGACGAGGACTTCGGCCTGCGGCCGGGCGACGCCATGCAGCGCCGCTACGCCGAGATCCTCTCCCAGGACCCGGCGCTGCTCGGCCCGGCCGGCTTCCGCGTCCCGGTGGCCGCGGCGGGCTGA
- a CDS encoding beta-ketoacyl-[acyl-carrier-protein] synthase family protein: MTGTPVAVTGLGLVTPAGIGAAASWQGVLAGVSAARRDPALAGLPVDISCAVPGFEPAKHVGRRSSLMHDRFTQLAVTAAREAVLDSGLDTGSWDAARVGVVIGCGLGGVSTWEKQHRRMLDDGPTTVSALLIPMLVPNMVAGHLAMEFGATGPNLVTATACASGSTAIGIAMGLLRDGSCDVVIAGGSEAGISPLIVTGFAQMGALSRRTDDPAAASRPFSQDRDGFVIGEGSGVLVLEREADARARGARVRARLLGFGGSADAHHMTAPDPEGVGQGRALTSALADAGAAPDEVDHVNAHGTSTPLNDVAEARLLERVIGTGASVTSVKGVLGHSLGAAGAVEAALTVLTVEHATVPPTANLEQPDPEIKLDLVAGAPRPQQVGLAVSNSFGFGGQNAVLVVGRA; the protein is encoded by the coding sequence ATGACCGGCACCCCGGTCGCGGTCACCGGTCTCGGCCTGGTCACTCCGGCCGGGATCGGTGCCGCGGCGAGCTGGCAGGGCGTGCTGGCGGGGGTCTCCGCCGCCCGGCGCGACCCCGCACTGGCCGGGCTGCCCGTGGACATCTCGTGCGCTGTGCCGGGCTTCGAACCGGCCAAGCACGTGGGGCGGCGCAGCTCGCTGATGCACGACCGGTTCACCCAGCTCGCCGTCACGGCCGCCCGCGAGGCGGTCCTGGACAGCGGGCTGGACACCGGGAGCTGGGACGCCGCCCGGGTCGGCGTGGTGATCGGCTGCGGGCTCGGCGGCGTCTCCACCTGGGAGAAGCAGCACCGCCGGATGCTCGACGACGGGCCGACCACGGTCTCCGCGCTGCTGATCCCGATGCTGGTGCCGAACATGGTGGCCGGCCACCTGGCGATGGAGTTCGGCGCGACCGGCCCCAACCTGGTGACCGCGACCGCCTGCGCCTCCGGCTCGACCGCCATCGGCATCGCCATGGGCCTGCTGCGCGACGGCAGTTGCGACGTGGTGATCGCCGGCGGCAGCGAGGCCGGGATCTCCCCGCTGATCGTCACCGGCTTCGCCCAGATGGGCGCGCTGTCCCGCCGCACCGACGACCCGGCGGCCGCCTCGCGGCCGTTCAGCCAGGACCGGGACGGCTTCGTGATCGGCGAGGGCAGCGGCGTCCTGGTGCTGGAGCGGGAGGCGGACGCCCGCGCCCGCGGCGCCCGGGTCCGGGCCCGGCTGCTGGGCTTCGGCGGCTCGGCGGACGCCCACCACATGACCGCCCCCGACCCGGAGGGCGTCGGCCAGGGCCGGGCGCTGACCTCGGCGCTCGCCGACGCGGGCGCCGCGCCGGACGAGGTCGACCACGTCAACGCGCACGGCACCTCGACGCCGCTGAACGACGTCGCCGAGGCCCGGCTGCTGGAGCGGGTGATCGGCACCGGCGCGTCCGTCACCTCGGTCAAGGGCGTGCTGGGCCACTCGCTGGGCGCGGCCGGCGCGGTGGAGGCCGCGCTGACGGTGCTCACCGTGGAGCACGCGACGGTGCCGCCGACGGCGAACCTGGAGCAGCCCGACCCGGAGATCAAGCTGGACCTGGTGGCCGGGGCGCCGCGTCCGCAGCAGGTCGGCCTGGCGGTGAGCAACTCCTTCGGGTTCGGCGGCCAGAACGCGGTCCTGGTGGTCGGCCGGGCCTGA
- a CDS encoding acyl carrier protein, protein MATMYDTLADLMVDQFQVERSEIRPDVTFEDLEMDSLFLVELLLVVQKEVGVQISDDVATPRDTIGRAAEAIEEQVAAAKAS, encoded by the coding sequence ATGGCCACGATGTACGACACCCTCGCCGACCTGATGGTCGACCAGTTCCAGGTGGAGCGCTCGGAGATCCGGCCCGACGTCACCTTCGAGGACCTGGAGATGGACTCGCTGTTCCTGGTCGAGCTGCTGCTGGTGGTGCAGAAGGAGGTCGGCGTGCAGATCTCCGACGACGTCGCCACCCCCCGGGACACCATCGGCCGGGCCGCCGAGGCGATCGAGGAGCAGGTCGCCGCCGCGAAGGCGTCATGA
- a CDS encoding non-ribosomal peptide synthetase encodes MEARNPFFLDVFDGLAARMPDAVAVEFRGTRLTYRELADRAGALAAELARQGVERGAVVGIATRPSLDLPVAVLAVLRTGAAWLPLDPAYPADRLAHMAADARLELVVGDAGLPGPAPVPDVRTIDPAQGSDPAGPRAAVEDGQLAYVIYTSGSTGRPKGVALLQRGLANLIAAQAEAFGAGPGHRVLQFAPTSFDASVFETVMALATGATLVLAPREDIAPGPGLGDFLRERRISHLTVPPSVLATLPDTDLPDLEVLVCAGEALPEPLAERWLPGRRMFNAYGPTETTVWATVAELAPGGGKPSIGRAIAGAHTAVVDAELRPVPDGTPGELLVGGLGVARGYLHRPDLTAERFVPDPDGGRPDALRYRTGDLVVRRPDGDLEFLGRIDHQVKIRGFRIEPDEIARRLAEHPDVADSVVTAPDLGAGPRLVGYAAPAPGAVLDPARLRAHLAALLPAHMVPDTVLVLERMPLTPSGKIDREALPLPGRAEPLDAGQEPATPTERALAAILADLLAVDRVARDDDFFALGGHSLLAGRLASRVRSELHRELPLRQIHEARTVAAMAAHLDSPDAAPAVPRITAAADRALGVPVPLSFPQERIWYLEELAPGNLAYNAQATIRLRGPLDPAALNATLTEIVRRHDVFRTAFRAVDGQPRQIPLAPMDVDLPLHDLSDEPDEAAREKRAEEIVRRTVDAPFDLAAPPLARWVLIRHTAEDHTLVHVEHHLVHDGWSYALFLHELQDIYPALAAGRPSPLPEPPIGYTDFSRWQRAWLQGAVLDGYLDHWTRELAGVPAALELATDHPRPADQSFAGAAVRIDLPSGLARALRSHARSRGVTLYTAMLTGFAALMSRYSGQHDLVVGTGMANRRLAEIEQMMGMVVNTVPLRVDLSGAPGFDLLAQRVHATAGRAHQWQDTPLDRLVEALDLPRDPSRNPLFQVMFSFHDSQLPDLEFAGLSGSVLERHNGSAKTDLNVVVLPRAEQRAGHGVADDDAPITLIWEYATDLFEPETVRRMVGHYFTLLAAALDDPELPYDRLDLLPEAERRRVLDAAAGPATAYGADRTIGGLFAEQAARHPDKVALVYGERSATYRELDEESNRIAHLLRRRGVGRDTPVGVLLERGDRMVTALLAVLKAGGGYVPLDPGYPRERIAAMLADTEAPVVLTRADLTGLVPAGTAEPLALDALAEELAAAPATAPETDATPDGLAYILFTSGSTGRPKGVMVEHRSVLRLVSATDYVAFGPDECFPQIADASFDALTFEVWGALLHGGTLAVIDTEEVLTPGGLGRALRRHGATSMFITSALFTEVMGTHPDTFAGLRHLLVGGDVLNLARIRQLLERPADGRPAHLLNGYGPTETTTFAVCHPIRDLPADATSVPIGRPIANTTGYVLDRHLRPVPTGVPGELYVGGPGVARGYAGRPGLTAERFLPDPFAADGSRMYRTGDMVRTRPDGSLDFLGRADHQVKIRGFRIEPGEVEAALAAHPAVRQTAVLVDDAPSGRRLVAYLVPADAPLPVAELRDFLAAALPPYLLPAAYVQLPAMPLTASGKIDRAALPPVGDQDLAADDRVEPRTATERELAGLVAELLGVAAIGATDDFFALGGNSLLAMRTVARVNELHRTEVPLRRFLQLPTVARLAAEVDAARAAADTPAADTDGDGVQAPAAGYGEDLLDRLHELSDDEVEALLRDLAENEVER; translated from the coding sequence ATGGAAGCACGGAATCCGTTTTTCCTCGACGTCTTCGACGGCCTGGCCGCGAGAATGCCCGACGCCGTGGCGGTCGAGTTCCGCGGCACCCGGCTGACCTACCGCGAACTGGCCGACCGGGCCGGGGCGCTGGCCGCCGAACTGGCCCGGCAGGGGGTGGAGCGGGGCGCCGTGGTCGGCATCGCCACCAGGCCCTCGCTCGACCTCCCGGTGGCCGTCCTCGCCGTGCTGCGCACCGGCGCCGCCTGGCTGCCGCTCGACCCCGCCTACCCGGCCGACCGGCTCGCCCACATGGCCGCCGACGCCCGCCTGGAGCTGGTCGTCGGCGACGCCGGGCTGCCCGGCCCGGCGCCCGTCCCGGACGTCCGGACGATCGACCCGGCGCAGGGCTCCGACCCGGCCGGCCCCCGGGCGGCCGTCGAGGACGGGCAACTGGCGTACGTCATCTACACCTCCGGCTCCACCGGCCGCCCCAAGGGCGTGGCCCTGCTCCAGCGCGGCCTGGCCAACCTGATCGCCGCCCAGGCCGAGGCGTTCGGCGCCGGCCCCGGCCACCGCGTCCTGCAGTTCGCCCCCACCAGCTTCGACGCCTCGGTGTTCGAGACGGTGATGGCGCTGGCCACCGGCGCCACCCTGGTGCTCGCCCCGCGCGAGGACATCGCCCCCGGCCCCGGGCTCGGCGACTTCCTGCGCGAGCGGCGGATCAGCCACCTCACCGTGCCGCCGTCCGTGCTCGCCACCCTGCCCGACACCGACCTGCCCGACCTGGAGGTGCTGGTCTGCGCCGGCGAGGCGCTCCCCGAGCCGCTCGCCGAACGCTGGCTGCCCGGCCGCCGGATGTTCAACGCCTACGGCCCCACCGAGACCACCGTCTGGGCCACCGTCGCCGAACTCGCCCCCGGCGGCGGCAAGCCGTCGATCGGCCGCGCCATCGCCGGCGCGCACACCGCCGTCGTCGACGCGGAGCTGCGCCCGGTGCCCGACGGCACCCCCGGCGAACTGCTGGTCGGCGGCCTCGGCGTCGCCCGCGGCTACCTGCACCGCCCCGACCTGACCGCCGAGCGCTTCGTCCCCGACCCGGACGGCGGGCGGCCCGACGCGCTGCGCTACCGCACCGGCGACCTGGTGGTCCGCCGCCCGGACGGCGACCTGGAGTTCCTCGGCCGGATCGACCACCAGGTGAAGATCCGCGGCTTCCGGATCGAACCCGACGAGATCGCCCGCCGGCTCGCCGAGCACCCCGACGTCGCCGACAGCGTGGTCACCGCCCCCGACCTGGGCGCCGGACCCCGGCTGGTCGGCTACGCCGCCCCGGCCCCGGGCGCCGTCCTCGACCCCGCGCGGCTGCGCGCCCACCTCGCCGCGCTGCTGCCCGCGCACATGGTGCCCGACACCGTGCTGGTGCTGGAGCGGATGCCGCTCACCCCCAGCGGCAAGATCGACCGCGAGGCGCTGCCGCTGCCGGGGCGCGCCGAGCCCCTCGACGCCGGGCAGGAGCCCGCCACGCCCACCGAACGGGCGCTGGCCGCGATCCTCGCCGACCTGCTGGCGGTCGACCGGGTCGCCCGCGACGACGACTTCTTCGCGCTCGGCGGCCACTCCCTGCTGGCCGGCCGGCTGGCCTCCCGCGTCCGCTCCGAACTGCACCGCGAACTGCCGCTGCGGCAGATCCACGAGGCCCGCACCGTCGCCGCGATGGCCGCCCACCTCGACTCCCCGGACGCCGCGCCCGCCGTCCCGCGGATCACCGCCGCCGCCGACCGGGCGCTGGGCGTGCCGGTGCCGCTCTCCTTCCCGCAGGAGCGGATCTGGTACCTGGAGGAGCTGGCCCCCGGCAACCTCGCCTACAACGCCCAGGCCACCATCCGGCTGCGCGGCCCGCTCGACCCCGCCGCGCTGAACGCCACACTCACCGAGATCGTCCGCCGGCACGACGTGTTCCGCACCGCCTTCCGCGCCGTCGACGGACAGCCCCGGCAGATCCCGCTCGCCCCGATGGACGTCGACCTGCCGCTGCACGACCTCAGCGACGAGCCCGACGAGGCCGCCCGCGAGAAGCGCGCCGAGGAGATCGTCCGGCGCACCGTCGACGCCCCCTTCGACCTGGCCGCGCCGCCGCTGGCCCGCTGGGTGCTGATCCGGCACACCGCCGAGGACCACACCCTGGTGCACGTCGAGCACCACCTGGTGCACGACGGCTGGTCGTACGCGCTGTTCCTGCACGAGCTCCAGGACATCTACCCGGCGCTCGCCGCGGGCCGCCCCTCCCCGCTGCCCGAGCCGCCGATCGGCTACACCGACTTCTCCCGCTGGCAGCGCGCGTGGCTGCAGGGCGCGGTGCTGGACGGCTACCTCGACCACTGGACCCGCGAACTCGCGGGCGTCCCGGCCGCGTTGGAGCTCGCCACCGACCACCCGCGGCCCGCCGACCAGTCCTTCGCCGGGGCCGCCGTCCGGATCGACCTGCCGTCCGGCCTGGCCCGCGCGCTGCGCAGCCACGCCCGCTCCCGCGGCGTCACCCTGTACACCGCGATGCTCACCGGCTTCGCCGCCCTGATGTCCCGCTACAGCGGCCAGCACGACCTGGTGGTCGGCACCGGCATGGCCAACCGCCGGCTCGCCGAGATCGAGCAGATGATGGGCATGGTCGTGAACACCGTGCCGCTGCGCGTCGACCTCTCCGGCGCCCCCGGCTTCGACCTGCTCGCCCAGCGGGTGCACGCCACCGCCGGCCGCGCCCACCAGTGGCAGGACACCCCGCTGGACCGGCTGGTCGAGGCGCTCGACCTGCCCCGCGACCCGTCCCGCAACCCGCTGTTCCAGGTCATGTTCAGCTTCCACGACTCGCAGCTGCCCGACCTGGAGTTCGCCGGCCTGAGCGGCAGCGTCCTGGAGCGGCACAACGGCTCCGCCAAGACCGACCTGAACGTGGTCGTGCTGCCCCGCGCCGAGCAGCGGGCCGGCCACGGCGTGGCCGACGACGACGCCCCGATCACCCTGATCTGGGAGTACGCCACCGACCTGTTCGAGCCGGAGACCGTCCGCCGGATGGTCGGCCACTACTTCACCCTGCTGGCCGCCGCCCTCGACGACCCCGAACTGCCCTACGACCGGCTCGACCTGCTCCCGGAGGCCGAGCGCCGCCGGGTGCTCGACGCCGCCGCCGGGCCCGCCACCGCCTACGGCGCCGACCGCACCATCGGCGGCCTGTTCGCCGAACAGGCCGCCCGCCACCCGGACAAGGTCGCGCTGGTGTACGGCGAGCGCTCCGCCACCTACCGGGAGCTGGACGAGGAGTCCAACCGGATCGCCCACCTGCTGCGCCGGCGCGGCGTCGGCCGGGACACCCCGGTGGGCGTCCTGCTGGAGCGCGGCGACCGGATGGTCACCGCCCTGCTCGCCGTCCTCAAGGCCGGCGGCGGCTACGTGCCGCTCGACCCCGGCTACCCGCGCGAGCGGATCGCCGCGATGCTCGCCGACACCGAGGCCCCCGTGGTGCTCACCCGCGCCGACCTGACCGGCCTGGTCCCGGCGGGCACCGCCGAGCCGCTCGCCCTGGACGCCCTGGCCGAGGAACTGGCCGCCGCCCCCGCCACCGCCCCCGAGACGGACGCCACCCCCGACGGCCTCGCCTACATCCTGTTCACCTCCGGCTCCACCGGCCGCCCCAAGGGCGTGATGGTCGAGCACCGCTCGGTGCTGCGGCTGGTCAGCGCGACGGACTACGTGGCGTTCGGGCCGGACGAGTGCTTCCCGCAGATCGCCGACGCCTCCTTCGACGCGCTGACCTTCGAGGTGTGGGGCGCGCTGCTGCACGGCGGCACCCTCGCGGTGATCGACACCGAGGAGGTGCTCACCCCCGGCGGGCTGGGCCGGGCCCTGCGCCGGCACGGCGCGACCAGCATGTTCATCACCTCCGCGCTGTTCACCGAGGTGATGGGCACCCACCCCGACACCTTCGCGGGCCTGCGCCACCTGCTGGTCGGCGGCGACGTGCTCAACCTCGCCCGAATCCGCCAGCTGCTGGAGCGCCCGGCCGACGGCCGCCCCGCGCACCTGCTGAACGGCTACGGGCCGACCGAGACCACCACCTTCGCGGTCTGCCACCCGATCCGCGACCTGCCCGCCGACGCCACCTCGGTGCCGATCGGCCGCCCGATCGCCAACACCACCGGCTACGTGCTCGACCGGCACCTGCGCCCCGTCCCGACCGGCGTCCCCGGCGAGCTGTACGTCGGCGGCCCCGGCGTCGCCCGCGGCTACGCCGGCCGGCCCGGGCTCACCGCCGAGCGCTTCCTGCCCGACCCGTTCGCCGCCGACGGCTCCCGGATGTACCGCACCGGCGACATGGTCCGCACCCGCCCCGACGGCAGCCTGGACTTCCTCGGCCGGGCCGACCACCAGGTCAAGATCCGCGGCTTCCGGATCGAACCCGGCGAGGTCGAGGCGGCCCTCGCCGCGCACCCCGCCGTCCGGCAGACCGCCGTCCTGGTCGACGACGCCCCCTCCGGACGCCGCCTGGTCGCCTACCTGGTCCCGGCCGACGCCCCGCTCCCGGTCGCCGAGCTGCGCGACTTCCTGGCCGCCGCGCTGCCGCCCTACCTG